The Plectropomus leopardus isolate mb unplaced genomic scaffold, YSFRI_Pleo_2.0 unplaced_scaffold23604, whole genome shotgun sequence sequence GTGTCCTGAAAAGAGAAATATATAGTTTTAGCGAGACAAAAACAAcctacaaacattaaaaaaatttaagtatTTGATTTTATTGCACACTTACTGTAAATTCTGCTCCATTTTCACCGAGAGCTGCTTTAAACGTCTCAAAAGTCGGGTGTTTTTCGGCCAAATTGATGATAAattcagctgaaaaacaccagaaaatgCAGTTTAGCTCCTCATGCTAACcgagaaacaaacacacctgtttATCAcgttaatgaaaaaaacaaatctttaagTTAGACATTAAATTAACGTTACCTAAATCTTTCTCGCTTATTCCCAGATGATTCTCCAGCTCCGTGCAAACTTTAGAAACCAAAGATAAATATTCAAGACGTTTTATTTCGTCCAAAGCAGCAGCCATGTTTATTGTTTACGTTGACCTCAACCGGAAGTGATTCTTCTTCTTTAGGTTGAGCCAAAATGTTTCAGTGCTGCTGCCCCCCAGCGGCCAACAGGCAGACTACAGTATTACA is a genomic window containing:
- the LOC121966223 gene encoding ATP-dependent RNA helicase DHX8-like, producing MAAALDEIKRLEYLSLVSKVCTELENHLGISEKDLAEFIINLAEKHPTFETFKAALGENGAEFTDTLIGNLLRLIQTMRPRPSTSK